The DNA sequence CCATTACATTGGCAATTCATCTCCAGGCATGTGTGAAGACTGGACTAAAATTTCTGTCTCTCAAAAGAGACAAATTGTCATTGTTTGCACTGATATCTGCTCCATGAATAAGTGAGAGAATGTGTTAGGGCTGGATTACAGTGCCAATCCTCGCGGCTCCTTCTTCAGATTTATTTCACCTCACCCCCACGTTAGCAGCATGGTCTTTCCAAACCTACAGCTCACCTTCTGTACAGGCACAGCTTCTATTTCTGCCCTGCACAGCTTCTTTGCTTCTCTGACTGACAGTCAGCCCCAACATTGCTCTTAGCTCATTTAAACACCCTTCACTTTAGATGCTCCCGCTTACTCTgcattcagtaaaatattttcatttccctttccatccggcccatgttttcccccttcccttccagaTTAAATTCTCTCCCACACAGATAattgtttttccctccccaaagGTCATCCAGAACGTGGTTTCATAACCAATTCAACCGTTCTGATGGGTCTTACAGTGGTGTCCTCATTCTCTCGCGGATGAGATGCTGGCGAATAACAAGGGAACCTTGGGCGGTACCAAGTGCAACTTGGGGTCTGACTgcctctgggctccccagcaaaGCAAAGCCCCGAGAGAAGATGAGTGCCAATCTAGCGAGCTGCTCTCACTCTGTGTTGCCTCCAGCCCGGTCTGGCTCGTCACGCAGTGAGGCACGCCAGCCAGTGTCTGGTCAGTGTTACATACCAGTGAAAGGAATGCgacctccctctgctgcctgctaCCCGCCAGCTCCCCAACCCATGGCTTTCTTGTTTTCATGCGAGGCAGTTAATCCCTTTGATCCTACAAGTGGACTTTGCACATGCAAGTTGGGAGACCAGCCTGCATCTGCCTCCCTGACTGCGAACCCCACACTGAGAGCTCTTTGTCTGTCAGGGCAATCGCACCCTTTTACACAGAGCCCGCACCGGCAGAGCGCTCTTGCATGACATACTAACAAGCTACCAGCCAAAGGAAAATATCTCGCAATTGTTTCAGACCCTCTGGTTCAGCCACTGCCTAAGCCAAGCGGCTACTAGCCATAGACACTGCTGGGTGCATTCACAACCCACGGCACTTTCAGCTAACGGCAGCTCTGAGCCAGCTGCGTGAAAAAACAAAGTACTGATGGAGAAAAGGGCTCCCTGTCCGTAGCCCTGAAGGTGTGCACAGGGAAGGAGGCAGCCCCTGCCGTTTACAGTTCAGTCCCAAATTTCCAGAGCTATtcctctccatccttctcttCTACAGGAAGCCCAGGGGTTCCCTGCAGGGGAACTCCACTGTATGGGTCAGAGTGAACAGATTTAACATCTTGATTGTCCCACCCATGATTTATAAAGCATCCAACAGCCAGTGATTTTTAAGGGAAGAGAACAGAGCACTTACACAGGATGAAGGGGTCTAAATCACTTTGTGCTGTGGACCTAGATAAGTTAGTTAGATGATCCTATTATATCCCTGGCCACCAATGACTCAGATTGCTCCCAAGATGTAGATGTTCAAAGATACTATGCGATCTACTTCCCAGTGAAAAGAACGGGAGCCAGGTGCCTATCTACCCCCTGGTTCTGCATTAAAGGTGGTTCAGCTTTGTTCTAGCAACACGGCTGTGTCCAGTCTATGTTGCAAAATGAAACCATGCTTTCTGTGCAGCTAGTTTACAGAATGGTTAAACCTTGGATGTTTTAACTGGCAAGCTCAGAGGGGCAGCTGAAATCACTACGTGAGGTGATGGGAGTCAGTAGTGTGGGCACTGCATCTGGGCAGCTGCAGCCTCATCATTTGACACAGGGCTCGCCTACCTGCCGGTAAAGGTGGACCTGCCCTTCTCACCAGGTGGAGCATTGCTGCGGGTGGGCAGACACACGCACATCAATGGCAGTATGGACAGCCTAAGGCCACTCAATAAAGGCCTCACAGGACCACAGTGAGAAATGTTTCTCATCCTGCATTAATTGTAAATGTAAGAAATGCGCAGGCTTTGACACGCTGATGTTACCTACAGGAAAGGTTTTGACTTCAGATACAAAGTTCAACTAGAGCTAAGGCTGGGATTCAAAAGCACGCAAAATCTTGCAAGATTTTAATTCAAAAGGTTGGAGGTTTTGAAAGAGCAGTTGTTTCTGCAAGTGGTCTCTCAGGACTCCTTGTTCCCATACCCACCTACTGGGTGACAAAAGTATAAAAAGTCCACAAGTTCCCCCTTTCTAGGTGAACATATCACGTTCTTGGCTAACTTCGGGAACAGCCCTGTGAGACTCATCATTTCCAGCCTGAGAAGGAGCACAGGGGTCAGGTCTGAACAGGCAAGGCCATCGCGTCAACAACAGCACTGCTCCATTTGGGCCTCCGCAGCAGCCCCTTCGCCCTCTGGAAGGCCTCGTCTGGGATGTCTCCCCAGAGAGCCACAGCGAGGGGGGCCTGCTCTGCTGTGGATGAGCCTCAAAACAGCAGTGGCAGTACAAGGTGTCTCCTCCTGACCTGCAGATTTTAAAATGACTGCGCTATTCCCATTGGCTTCCAAATCACTGGATCACAAGTGAGATCACTACTGGCACTCTGACTATCCCCAGTAAAAACTCTAGAAAGCCCATATTAAAAGATCAAAACCCATGCCTTTTATGTCTTAATATGATTTATGCTCCAGACCATGTAACTTTTACAGTGTTGCCTAGCATATGATGGATGCAGCTCTCTTAACAACCCACACATTTGTTTGATTTACTGCACTAGCCCAATATGTTATTTTCTACCTTGCAAGAGCCACCTTGCTTCTACGAATCTGCCTGCATGATAAGATCGTGAATTAAATGTGCAGTTATCGGAGGAGACCACACATTTTACAGTAAAATTGAGAAAACCGATTACAGCAATCCCTCTGGAAACAAGAATAATCACATGATAAGATAGTGCTAATGGGAATTTATCATCTCTCATCACATGTGAAGCTCAGAACAAAGCAGCAGTGCTAGTCAACTGCACAGCTATTACTGCCAAATGAATACCAACCGAAAAGCTACTGGGGATGATGAACAAATGACAGGAGATTGGGGATTCTGAACAGCCAAATCTAAGCCAATTTGGTATGCTTCAAGAAGCTTACACAGTGCAGCTTATATGCAACACTAGCAAATattacccccccaaaaaagcctgATATTTTTCCCTACCTTCTGCTCCCTCTCTACCTACATTAGATAGACTCTAGGTCATTCTTCAGTTTGTTCTCACTGTATTTTATCACCAGAGTAGCCAAAGATAGCAAGATCTAAAGGGTACACGCGTCTGTATACATAAACGTGTCTGCTTCTACACACGCGCTCTCTCACACATGCATTATTCCTAAACCACAGATCTCagatctgaaatacattttttctcttcccttataTGAAAGGCAAAACCCCCCTACTCATAGTATCTTCTGTTTGAAACTGTTAGTATGactaaaattatcatttttaaggCTGTCTTGGGGAACCGAGTACCCAAAACCCAAACTGGCATGACCCCAGTTTTAATGTGAACGGTATATTGGAATCCCTTAGGTATCCTGAAATTACTCTGCATCAAGCCCTGTAAGATATGAAATCACAACAGGTTAATTGCAGACAGGGAATTCCCCTGATCTCTTGAGATGAGTACAATCGCTGGCCTGCCATATTTTTCCATTGCCCTGACTCACAGATACAGGCTTGGCCTTTccgaagagattttttttcttttctaaatgagaATAAAAGAAGATGGTTACTGTTAGgtggcaggaggacaagaagggagAAGTATCCTACACAAGTACCTGTATGAGTCCTCTGGTGAGCCTTTAAGTGGGAGCTCTTTGTATAAACCTTCCGGCACCCATTAAATTGACAGCGATGAACCCTCTTCTTGTTTTCTGGGGACGCCTCCACCCCTGTCCCTCCTTGCTCACTGTCACTTTGCCCGCTCTTTATCGTCCCCGCAGTCGCTGCCGCCACACCCACTTTCACGGAGCTGAGCGAAGACTTCTTGGCCACCAGTTTCAATGTCACCGTGCCGTCCACCGCTGAGAGAGTTTGTGAGGTTTTTACGAGGTGGCGGCTGAGCTCTGGAGAGGAAGGAGGTGTTAATGAGGTTACTGCATTGAGTTGGGCCTGGTTGACGGCTGTGTAGCCTTCTGTGGAAGAGCTGGTGGACTGCAAGCTGAGGCACGTCTCAGATAGCAGCTTGTCCCGTGAGAGGATAACGTCCATATCGGCGCTTTTGTCACATGCACTTGTCTCCACCGGCAAGAGGATGGGGTCCAGCCGTCGGATACTGTCCTCTGCATCTGGAGCTGAGGAGGCATGGAGGAAGCAGTCCAAATCCTCACCAAAGCTCTCAGAGATCTTCCGTGGTTCGGTCTGAAGGTATCGCTCCAATTCGAGGCATGTCTGtagaaggagggggaagggagagaggagggaaaaaaaacgcTGTTAGAGACCGATTGCAGTGTAGCTCCCGTCTAGGGCAGGAGAACAAATGTGGTCCAGAGCCATTCAGAGATGGCACTCATGCACACCAGCACCTTCTCAAGAAATGGTCACTCTCTGGGAGATGTAAGTATTTGACACGTCTTTGAAGCTGCTCAGAGACAGGGTGCGGGAATATCTGCATGCAGTAGTGGATATGTGGTCAAAGTGAAGACATGACAACTGGAAAGCATCTACTAAATTTTTCATGAAAGTCTGCATGTTGTCCCATAGATACCAGGTCCTTTCCAGTTGTAAGTGTAATCTGGACAACAGTCACCTCCATATGAAATGATTCTTACTGCCCTCTCTCCTGGACAAGTACAAATAAAAAGTCGCCTCTCCAAAGaattgcttcctctttctccacaaACATTAAATTTCACTCTAAATTTAACTCAGCATAGTTGGCTAGGGCTCAATCTGTTCTTAAAATGGCACAATTCTGAACTATATCATTTTCAGATAGAAAGAAGAGACAAACTCCAGTGATACCACAGATCACTTAAAGGGCCTGAGATGAGGGAAGATGTGACAGAAAAAGGGAACCTATTGTCATTTTTAGAGGGTTTGGCACAAAGGGTTTAGAGGGTTTTTGGCTAGCTGGTCAAGTGGGACCACTTGCACTAGACttgcacacaaacatgcacacacacacacagagctttttaaaaagtaaagtcaCAGTTAAAGTGGCTGCCACTTAAAAATGAGTTCCTGCATCTCCGAAGCAATGATCACCAACTTGAGGATGGGGTGAGCCTCCCCTGCTTCAATGGACCTTATCTGAGGTGTTCTGAGCTAGCCCCAATAACACCTCCAGGCACCATCAAACTGCTCACTGTTCTCCAGAATCCACTTTATAAACTTTTATTATTTACAGAAAACAGTTAGCTGTAGTTTCAGGAGCTTTTAACAGAGTTTATTAgcgctatttttcttttcttgctgcttcAAAGGCTAGCTGGTTTAATACAATCATCGTGATTTTACGGGAATTGGAGAGACAGACGTTCTAATATTTTCTAGAAACCTCTAAAAACTATTCCTGAGAGAACACTGCTAGAGATAATAAAGAGGGGAATTTTAGACCAAAATTTTCAAAGCAGCCAATGGTCACCCAACTACATCTCAACCTGCAAGTCAAGCACCTGACTGAGAAACAAAAACTTTGAATCACCAAAGACAGGAGGAGACACAGAGACTCCTGACTTCTGAGTACAAAGGTCTCCTCAAGAGGAGGGTAAAGAGGTCCCATTCATAGCTGTCTAGGAGCTACAAAGTAACTCAAGATTATTACTTTTAATGTACCCAGGAAGGAACACTGCTGTTTTCACATGTAATTTGGTGGGACGACTTTCAGAGTTAAGGAAAGACTTTGTCAGACAgttatctgggtttttttaataatcGCTGACTATAGATCTGAGCTGCAGAGACAGACTTGGGCATAAAGCAATAAAACAGCAATATACACAAGAGAACAGTGCTACAGTTTAGTTTGTGGATAATCTTCAGAGGCATGATTATCGTACATGTAATGTGTTCGCACACAGGCTTGGCGGTAGGACACTTGCTAGTCAGCCTTTTTGCCTTAAGCAAATTACCACACTTCCCGCTCAGTTTCCCCAAACATAATAACAGGGCTTTATTTAACACAAAAGAGATTTCTGAAGAACTGCTTTTGTCAAATACTTGGGAGGTAAAGTCCTCAAGCTTTTGTGTCCCTGATGTTCAACAAGGGATGGTCCCACTCCTGAAAACAGAGGGCCAGCGTGCCCTCTCAGCAGTGCCCGGGAATTGTTTTAAAACTCCATGCTGTCCCCTTCCCATACCTGCTTCTTAACTTGGATAAACTTCTGGTCCTGCAAGGACCCAAGACGGACATGCAACACCCACAGACATCACTCTGTTATAGCACTGCTCCTGAGTTTGGTTTCTGCCAAGCAGAGTGAGAAGGGCTAAAAGAAGAGTATAAAGCACCATAAAGCATCAGGGAGCTGAATGACTTCCCCAAGGTCAACGAGACAGTCTGTGGCAGCGCAGCGACTTAAACCCAGGTCCCCCACCCCAGATTACTGCCTCTACAAGGGggattccctttcccttccctgctaTGGTGATGAGCTGTATTTACTACGAGAGCAGCGGGTTAACTCTGTATCACTGCACTGCTCCAGGAAACCAGGAGGCTGCAACCAACCAGCCACTAATCCCTTTTTCTTCCAGTGAGTATTTCCAACAGAGAGCGGCTGATAAAAGCTGAAGTCAGATTACGAGGATTCCCCAGCTCCACCTCGTTACCATCGTGAAATCCACGAGGAACGCTGTGAAGGCTAATGCGGTACAAGGCAAACACTGAAGACTTTGAGATCCCTGTCGGATGCTGTTGGTGTGTTTCTCTCACCGACAGCCCTGTTTCAGGAGTCCGGAGAAGCTGTTTGTTTgtgttctccccttcccccacagCTCTCCTTTAGCTAGGTTTTTCTGGAACAGTTCCTACTTCCTGCTGCAACAATGCGGCTCGGCCCCTGGCACGTCCGCCCCGCTCAGCCCCCAAGGCTTCCCCGCTTCCTGCTCACCGGAGAGAGCTCGAAACAATGGGAATCAGCATTAAGCTTTCAAGCAACTTGTCACAGCATCTCACGCTGCTGGTGCCTAACCTTGCTGAGCCCATGTGTTAGCAGCAGCATTTCACTCCGAACTGCCCTGCCTCAGCGCTTAGACTAAGTGCCAAGGACTTCCTTCAAGGCGGAGAGACAGGGGACAAGGCTTTCGGTCTCCGTCTGGCAGTCCCCTCTCCCATGAAGGTCTGTCTGAACTGGTTCCTCACCAAGCAGCAGATGCTACCAGTGCTGTTCCTAGGGGCAACAGAGCAGCCTACTGACCTTCCTTAGGCTCCTCTCCTCCCGCAGTAAACCTTCGTACCAGCACCCTGGAAAGCCACTGGGCTGGGCTTGCACACAGGAACAAGGGAAGGCTGCTCTTATGGACAGAAAAAGTCCATTCTCCGTTTAAAGTGTGATTCTGAGGCTGCGAGGAATGGCTTTAGCTGGGCATCTGGTCTCTCTCCAAAAGCATCCTCACAGGTTTTGGGGGCAGCTTTCCAAAGGTACCCCACAGCCTTTCAGGAATACACACACCACAATAGGTGACGTTTTTGAATTCCTCACATCATGCAGTTTGGGCTTTTGCATTCACGTAGCCTTCGTCCAGTGGGAGAGAAACAGATTTAAGGGCCTGATAAATAAAGGCTTCCAAATGAAAGAGCAAGCAGAACTGTAAattaggggagaaagaaaaaaaaaaaagggggggagagaCAGGCAGAGGCTCAAGGTCATTAAAGCTGATGACAGTCATGTGAAACTTCAATTGCTCTAAGATCAGAAAGGCTACTACGTTCTGGCTCCTCATTGCCCACGGAGGGAAGCAGGAGGTGCTGCCCCTTTAAGGCATAACTACCCCTATGACAACAATAGTAGGCCTGACAGTTTTTCCAGCTTCACCATTAATTTTCCATAAAGAGCAGCTTCTCGATGAGCCCTTTTCAGGCAAAGCCTGATGCTTCGGAAACCTGTAATTAttcctggctccccccctcccgCAGCCATTGCACCTGTGCCATTTCAAGACACCAGCTGGTCATGTcttgccttctgcctctgaaatcCAAAACCAGTAGATCAAGCCCATCTCCccatagagggggaaaaaaaattcaactcaaaggaaaagaaacaatataataaagtccctccctctcacccccctcAATCTCTCCTCAAGTCAATAGGCGAAAAAACCCTAGCAACACTGAGCCAGAAAAGGCCTCCATCTAAACTGCACTGCAGACAAAGCCTGACAAGGGTTAAGGCCACAGCCCTCCTTCCTTTACCCCCCCGCCAGGGTCCTACCTGCTGCTGCATTTGCCAGGAGCAGACAATTGCATGCATGAAACAAAGCTTCTTTCCCCATATGCACTTCTCTGCTTGTGCCAAATACCCTACGTGACCTTCCCCTCTTTCTGGCCCAAGTCACCCGTGGAGTGGTGAGGCAGGATTTTGAAAGCCACCCGTTTCCTTCACTCCTGCAGAACTTTTAATTTTTCGGTCAACTAAGCCCACTTCCTTGTTTTGAGCTCTTACCTGGAGAAACCAGTCAGGCCAAGAGCACCAAGGTATCCACTTCAGCCCTGTGGACCATCAGGAGGGTCAGGAGAGTTTTTTGGTGTCCATTCCAACCAAGTCACTTGCCAACAAGTGCACCGAAAACAACCAATTTTGTGTGGGAGCAGTAGGACACTGACAACCATCCACAGAGATTTGAACCCAGACTGGTAAATTCAAACTCTTGAGAACCTTCCATAGATCTTCTGTCTTCACTACCAAACGGGGAGGAAAATCGTCCAAGGTTACCTAAGATAGGAGCGAGCTGTTCTCGTCCTGATCTCCAGTCCTATTGCATGCCCAGCTTCTCCTTAAACATTCATgcaagagagagggagatttGGGTAATGGACGTAATAAATGGCACATGCAATATATGCCTTACTATTCTGTAGGATGTTACACTGCAAGCAACTTGATAGGTGTTAAAACTGTCTTACCCAGCACCTGAATGATTTAGAGCAACAAAGACTTCAAAAATTGTAACGGGAAGAGGAAGATGGCTCCCTTCAGGGACACAATGAGAAGATCCATAAGACTGCTGACTGCTGTCAAGCTGTTTTCTCAGACTAGGGATAAAAAGTGACCCACTACTTTAACCTACCTGCCCTGATTAACAAGGGTCATTCTCTTTGCACCTTGCTCTTCAATTTAGCCAGCTAAAAGAAATGATGATTCACGGCTGACAAATAATAGGATGTGACCTCGCTAGACTCCATGCGCTTGCAGAAAGCCAGCTAGCAGAGGATGGCAGTCTGGCAGGCGGACATTCCCAACAAGGCCTCAGCTTGATTTTTCACTTTTGGATACAACTGCCAAAAAAGGGTCACCTTCCCAACAGAGGTCCATTTTCGTCACCTGAAAGAAAGTCAGTTTGTTACCCTGCCTCATATACCCGTAACTCATAACATCTCTTCATTTCCCAAATTGTACTACTTCCTCAGTCCTCTGGGGCCTGGCTAGCAGCAGAATACACAGAAGTTGAACACCATGACAGCTCCACATGCAAAAGCAGATCTTTCAGAGAGCACAGGACAGCCACTGTAGTGCTGTTTCACACCTGCTAAGGAGCTACTTCTCACTTGGAGTTAGCACTTTCAGAGTTTGCAGTAGCACTGATCCAAGGAAATTCAGTGTTCAGTATGTCTGCCAGTTCAGAAACACATGACCTCTAATCTATGTGTATTTTCACCGCTGGAGCTCATTTaatgaaagtaaaaattatttactgAACACCTTGAGTATGCTCACCCCTATGAAATACAATGCAAGAGAAACAGTGTGGTGAGATGTGTACCATTTTCTGCAGAGCTTAGCATTCACCTAACTCTGCAGCCACTGAAATAAGACAGTTTTGCCACTAGCTTCAACAGCGATAAGACAAAGCCCAAACAATCCCTCCTAGACTTGCAGATATTTGGCTTCAACTCAGAACAGCCTGCATTTCTGGGTGCTTGTCAGTTGTCCCGGTTAAAGTGCAACCCAAAACATTCAAAATCGAGATATGAAGGAGCTGGAGTCAGTGCTCATGATGTTGATGTTTACCTTCATCACTCTCTTCCAGAGAGCAACCAGCAGGAAAGCTCCAGTTGAGACCACTGTGGTCATCTATGTGCCACGTCTCAAGGCGGTGGAGGTACCTGAGGTCTCTGTCTGCACCTGAGGGAATGATCAGGGAAAGACTCTGCTCACAGGGTCATCTTCAGTGGTCTCTGAAGATGGCAAGTGCTCAGTGTCTGACTCCAGGTCCAGACAGCTCTGGAAAACCTAATTCCAAAATCTAAAGTTGCTCCAATGAATCGAAAAGAACTGGTCTTGATTTGCAGTGATGCAGTATATCAGAATTTGACCCATATATATAGGCTCTTGAAAAATTAGAAGTCACTTCAGAAGCACCTGCCTATAATGTGGAGTCTTTACAGCAGTCAGAAACTCCCAGGCATTTTGCACAGCTAGGAACAACTTGGCAACAGTAAAGTTCTATCAAGGGTAAATCAAAGCCCAAACACTTATAATGATTTGAGGCCAGAAAGTCAGGGAAGACACATAATCAACATGTTCAGTGGGCTCCTCTGTTTTACTGATGCCAAAGTATTTTATAACATcttgattttgaatttttctagCAGACCATGGGAAGTTCTCATCTGGAAGTGCTAGTTAACTTTTAAGTGCCATTTTACTGCAGACATAATGGGACATCAAGCACTGATCTTGGAAGCTATCCAAAACCTAATTAAGGAGTTAGAAACTTAGATTGGGCTGTGACACAGAATGAAAATATCGAATGTGGTTGACAAGCAGGTCTGATCTACCAGTTCCGTTAACAGTACTTGAAAGGATTCTCTTTGCAGCACAGTTTATATGAGCAAAGCCGAACTACCCATGCAATAGTTAAGGCTGAATTCCAGTCTCCCTCATAATCCTATTGCTCtccatttgcatttaaaaagaggCCTCAtctctaaaatgaaataattgtgtAAGTCACAAGATTGCAAAGGAGGAGAGAACATCCTGAATCTGAAGGCAGACCAAAACAATAAATCTAAGGTGAATGTCACCACAGTTCACTCAAGTTCAAAGCAAACCATGACAGGCTGTTTCCAGGTCCAGTGCCTGAGGTCACTGTTTCATAGTTTAGCAGAACAGCAAAAGCTATGAGCTACAGTGGCATTTGCCCTTCTGGACCGAGAGGCAGATATTGAACCAACTGCCACAGGGCAACCCAGAAGCTATAAGGAACAAGGAATTCAAAACTCACCTGCCTTCCCTGAAAAGTCATGCTATTTTTGTCCTTAACTCCAAAACAGGGTTTGAAAGATGCATCTTTTTCCCATTGCCAAAAGCCTTCATTGCTTCCTGAACAACAAAACCCAATACTCTTGCCCATCTATTCCAAGATTGTCATCTGTTCCCACCCAGCTGCCAAAAcctccagcttttccttttgGCAACCTTTCACTGGGCAGTTGCTAGTTGTCAAAAATCTGCAGCGCATCACGAGCGTAGCATTTGGGCcaacataaaataaacagaattttagTAGCAAATAAGTAGTAATGCAGAATACACTTGGAAACACGGGCAAACTGCAGTCTGAAATGAACGAATATTAAGCAAAAGTTTCAAGCGATAGCAAATTTCTATCGCAAAGGATTTAAGACAAAACTCCTAGTAGCGTGCCAGCGTCCACAAAGCAcacagctcattaaaaaaaaagtgagttaaaGACACTTTTCAGGTACAATAAGCTACTTAATGACAACTACCTCATTGTAAATATCTGCATACGTGTTCTTAGTCCCCCGTATATATTAAGCAAATCAAGGTAACCGTAGGCTCAACAAACAGGCTTTTGCCATGAGCAGAAAGCAGGTACACACATGATCAGCAAAGATCAGCTGATACACAAAGATCTGTTTTCCTGTGGTAACTCTGCCATATGCTTGAGCTA is a window from the Struthio camelus isolate bStrCam1 chromosome 6, bStrCam1.hap1, whole genome shotgun sequence genome containing:
- the KLF7 gene encoding Krueppel-like factor 7; its protein translation is MDVLASYSIFQELQLVHDTGYFSALPSLEENWQQTCLELERYLQTEPRKISESFGEDLDCFLHASSAPDAEDSIRRLDPILLPVETSACDKSADMDVILSRDKLLSETCLSLQSTSSSTEGYTAVNQAQLNAVTSLTPPSSPELSRHLVKTSQTLSAVDGTVTLKLVAKKSSLSSVKVGVAAATAGTIKSGQSDSEQGGTGVEASPENKKRVHRCQFNGCRKVYTKSSHLKAHQRTHTGEKPYKCSWEGCEWRFARSDELTRHYRKHTGAKPFKCNHCDRCFSRSDHLALHMKRHI